Proteins co-encoded in one Deltaproteobacteria bacterium genomic window:
- a CDS encoding TldD/PmbA family protein → FSVGASGLRIAGGTLTEPLHGFAVSGNILSLLGKVEAAGKDFRCFGNVGTPSLFVGTISVGGE, encoded by the coding sequence TTCTCGGTGGGGGCGTCGGGTTTGCGGATCGCGGGCGGAACGCTTACCGAACCGCTCCACGGCTTCGCCGTCTCCGGCAACATCCTCTCCCTGCTCGGCAAGGTCGAGGCGGCGGGGAAGGACTTCCGCTGCTTCGGGAACGTCGGCACCCCGTCCCTGTTCGTCGGGACGATCTCCGTGGGCGGGGAGTGA
- a CDS encoding pyrimidine 5'-nucleotidase yields MTEPLFIFDLDNTLYPPEVPLWRIVDERIERYVRERLGADPDTARRVRKRFLAEYGTTLRGLMRHHGVRPDDYLEFVHDVPIPEIVPRRPELLEMLSGLPGRRVVFTNGSEDYARRVLSALGVAETMEGIYGIEFMEYIAKPSPYPYAKLLRATGTRAEDSLFCEDSRQNLLPARELGMFTVWVGGNADDSPAHAVVRDVCELPGVLHGFLPAVQQTGG; encoded by the coding sequence ATGACGGAACCGCTCTTCATCTTCGACCTGGACAACACGCTCTACCCGCCCGAGGTGCCGCTGTGGCGGATCGTGGACGAGCGGATCGAGCGGTACGTGCGGGAGCGGCTCGGCGCCGATCCCGATACCGCGCGCCGGGTCCGCAAGCGGTTCCTCGCGGAGTACGGGACGACGCTGCGCGGCCTCATGCGCCACCACGGCGTCCGCCCGGACGACTACCTCGAATTCGTCCACGACGTGCCGATTCCCGAGATCGTGCCCCGGCGCCCCGAGCTGCTCGAGATGCTCTCGGGGCTCCCCGGGCGGCGCGTCGTGTTCACCAACGGTTCGGAAGATTACGCCCGGCGCGTCCTTTCCGCGCTCGGGGTCGCGGAGACGATGGAAGGGATCTACGGGATCGAGTTCATGGAATACATCGCAAAGCCGTCGCCGTACCCGTACGCGAAGCTGCTGCGGGCCACGGGGACCCGCGCGGAGGACTCCCTGTTCTGCGAGGACAGCCGGCAAAACCTGCTGCCCGCGCGCGAGCTCGGGATGTTCACCGTGTGGGTGGGAGGGAACGCGGACGATTCGCCGGCCCACGCCGTCGTACGCGACGTGTGCGAGCTGCCGGGCGTGCTCCACGGGTTCCTGCCGGCGGTACAACAGACTGGAGGATGA
- a CDS encoding Rne/Rng family ribonuclease, whose protein sequence is MTEGEKKRRYWKRGGKKKKAGAVEAGAVAEGQEAAAGPEPAGSDGPAEAVADPAPADAGGTETAEGAAAPKKGRRRSRRRGKKPPDAVTGAAAGAAEADVRRDEGTGEAAPEAPVAEVAKPFWEAVEPPPADIFSGGTQAGADAPAQGEQPPPGEGGRKRRRRRRRRRGGKGRAPGQAEGGTAPTDRPDDSEGEYEGGDETADHAAGLTDAEEPEIPAGTDLEDEEEFETEAEEEGTGARKVMLIDGVHPEENRVAIVADGVLEYYEIENQRKKAFKGNIYKGKVVNIAPAIEAAFVEFGGGRHGFLPLNEYCAGALMDHLGTWNEGDKRPPLRSGMEILVQVTKEESTIKGAALTSYISIAGRYMVMMLGMKRYGISKKITGEKERERIRKQMEKLDYPDHLGFIVRTVGAARPLKDLKADLQNLLKLWDRTVEGARANKAPALLYEEQDIVIRTLRDNYSADVAEVLMNSDAAYRKASAFFDVYYPKQKGKLKIIRQKRPLYSRFNLEEQAERLSSRKIPLSSGGHIVIDRTEAIWTIDVNSGRSSKDRDIEDTAFRTNKEAAAEITRQMRLRDIGGLIVVDFIDMESKGHNKDVERILKDGLKRDKAKSDVTSLGKFGLVAISRQRMGTSFYDILLKGCETCGGTGVTPTQDSAVVRLFRRLHDELSREGKEGARDVSVRVAPGLLETLLNQKRDEINRIERLCGGKVLFQADAALLPSTFAIGNGPGH, encoded by the coding sequence ATGACCGAAGGGGAAAAGAAGCGAAGGTACTGGAAGCGCGGGGGGAAGAAGAAAAAGGCGGGCGCCGTGGAAGCGGGCGCCGTAGCCGAGGGACAGGAGGCGGCGGCGGGACCGGAGCCCGCGGGATCCGATGGGCCCGCCGAAGCCGTGGCGGACCCCGCGCCCGCGGATGCGGGCGGCACGGAAACGGCGGAAGGCGCGGCCGCCCCGAAGAAAGGCCGCCGCCGCAGCCGAAGGCGCGGGAAGAAGCCGCCGGACGCGGTCACCGGCGCGGCGGCCGGCGCGGCCGAGGCGGACGTTCGCCGGGATGAGGGGACCGGGGAAGCGGCGCCGGAAGCTCCGGTCGCGGAGGTCGCCAAGCCGTTCTGGGAGGCGGTGGAACCGCCGCCCGCCGACATCTTCTCCGGCGGGACGCAAGCCGGGGCCGATGCGCCCGCCCAAGGCGAACAGCCTCCGCCGGGCGAGGGCGGGCGGAAGCGACGTCGTCGCCGCCGCCGGAGACGCGGGGGGAAGGGTAGGGCCCCCGGCCAGGCCGAGGGCGGGACCGCGCCGACGGATCGTCCGGACGACTCCGAAGGGGAGTACGAAGGCGGCGACGAGACGGCGGACCACGCCGCGGGGCTGACCGACGCGGAGGAGCCGGAGATCCCCGCCGGGACCGACCTGGAGGACGAGGAGGAGTTCGAGACCGAGGCGGAGGAGGAAGGGACGGGCGCCCGCAAGGTGATGCTGATCGACGGCGTCCACCCCGAGGAGAACCGGGTGGCGATCGTCGCGGACGGCGTCCTCGAATATTACGAGATCGAGAACCAGCGGAAAAAAGCGTTCAAGGGGAATATCTACAAGGGGAAGGTGGTGAACATCGCCCCCGCCATCGAGGCCGCCTTCGTCGAGTTCGGCGGCGGCCGCCACGGCTTCCTCCCCTTGAACGAATATTGCGCCGGCGCGCTGATGGACCACCTCGGAACGTGGAACGAGGGGGACAAGCGCCCGCCTCTGCGCTCCGGCATGGAGATCCTGGTCCAGGTGACGAAGGAGGAGTCCACCATCAAGGGGGCGGCCCTTACCTCCTACATCAGCATCGCCGGCCGGTACATGGTGATGATGCTCGGGATGAAGCGGTACGGCATCTCAAAGAAGATCACCGGGGAGAAGGAGCGGGAGCGGATCCGCAAGCAGATGGAGAAGCTCGACTACCCCGACCACCTCGGTTTCATCGTCCGCACGGTGGGGGCGGCCCGGCCCCTGAAGGACCTGAAAGCCGACCTGCAGAACCTGCTGAAGCTGTGGGACCGCACCGTGGAGGGGGCCCGGGCGAACAAGGCGCCGGCGCTGCTCTACGAGGAGCAGGACATCGTGATCCGCACGCTCCGCGACAACTACTCGGCGGACGTCGCCGAGGTGCTGATGAACTCCGACGCCGCGTACCGCAAGGCGTCCGCGTTCTTCGACGTCTACTACCCCAAGCAGAAGGGAAAGCTCAAGATCATCCGGCAGAAGCGTCCGCTCTACTCGCGGTTCAACCTCGAGGAGCAGGCGGAACGGCTTTCCTCCCGCAAGATCCCGCTGTCGTCGGGCGGGCACATCGTGATCGACCGGACGGAGGCGATCTGGACCATCGACGTCAACTCCGGGCGGTCGTCGAAGGACCGCGACATCGAGGACACGGCGTTCCGCACGAACAAGGAGGCGGCGGCGGAGATCACCCGCCAGATGCGCCTTCGCGACATCGGCGGCCTGATCGTGGTCGACTTCATCGACATGGAGAGCAAGGGGCACAACAAGGACGTGGAGCGGATCCTGAAGGACGGCTTGAAGAGGGACAAGGCCAAGAGCGACGTCACTTCGCTCGGCAAATTCGGCCTGGTCGCCATCAGCCGGCAGCGGATGGGGACCTCCTTCTACGACATCCTCCTCAAAGGGTGCGAGACGTGCGGCGGGACCGGCGTCACGCCGACGCAGGACTCCGCCGTGGTCCGGCTCTTCCGGCGCCTGCACGACGAGCTGTCCAGGGAAGGGAAGGAGGGGGCCAGGGACGTCTCCGTGCGCGTCGCCCCGGGCCTTCTCGAGACGCTGCTGAACCAGAAGCGGGACGAGATCAACCGGATCGAGCGGCTGTGCGGCGGGAAGGTGCTGTTCCAGGCGGACGCCGCGCTCCTCCCTTCCACGTTCGCCATCGGGAACGGGCCGGGGCATTAA